In Panacibacter ginsenosidivorans, the following proteins share a genomic window:
- a CDS encoding pyridoxal phosphate-dependent aminotransferase, translated as MKLSSILDRFAEPETLKMAKLGRELRAKGVDVIDLSLGEPDFDTPQHIKDAAVKAIADNWSHYTPVAGFPDLRQAVCDKLKRDNNLDYKPEQIVTSTGAKQSLANAILALVDEDEEVIIPTPYWVTYSELVKIARGKVVEAHTTLESGFKITPAQLESFITDKTKLFLFSSPCNPSGAVYSKEELAGLAEVFRKHPNIYIISDEIYEYINFVGKHESIAQFADLKDRIILINGLSKGFAMTGWRLGYTASSVEVAKGMEKLQGQFTSGTCSITQKAAVVALTADLRPSHEMAEEFTRRRAKVLELVKDIPGIKCGEPEGAFYIFPDVSSYYGKSDGENVIKNSADFSMYLLNTAHVSSVMGDAFGEPKCVRFSFANSMTNIERAWARIKDALAKLK; from the coding sequence ATGAAACTATCTTCCATTCTAGACAGGTTTGCAGAACCTGAAACGCTCAAAATGGCTAAACTTGGCCGTGAGCTGCGGGCCAAAGGTGTTGATGTAATTGACCTTAGCCTTGGTGAGCCTGATTTTGACACGCCGCAACACATTAAAGATGCTGCTGTAAAAGCAATTGCAGACAACTGGAGCCATTACACACCTGTGGCTGGTTTTCCCGACCTGCGCCAGGCCGTTTGCGATAAACTGAAGCGTGATAATAACCTGGATTATAAACCTGAACAAATCGTTACGTCAACCGGGGCCAAGCAAAGTCTGGCAAATGCTATTCTTGCATTGGTTGATGAGGATGAAGAAGTAATTATTCCAACGCCTTACTGGGTTACTTATTCTGAGCTGGTTAAGATTGCAAGAGGTAAAGTTGTGGAAGCTCATACAACTTTAGAAAGTGGTTTTAAAATAACACCTGCACAACTTGAATCTTTTATAACAGATAAAACAAAATTGTTTTTATTTTCTTCTCCATGTAATCCTTCCGGTGCTGTGTACAGCAAAGAAGAATTGGCTGGATTAGCAGAAGTGTTTAGAAAACATCCTAACATCTATATCATTTCCGATGAGATCTATGAATACATCAATTTCGTTGGCAAGCATGAAAGCATTGCACAGTTTGCTGATCTGAAAGACCGCATTATTCTCATCAATGGATTGAGTAAAGGTTTTGCGATGACAGGCTGGCGTTTGGGTTATACTGCGTCAAGTGTGGAAGTAGCAAAAGGAATGGAAAAATTGCAGGGGCAATTCACCAGCGGCACTTGCTCTATCACACAGAAAGCTGCAGTGGTGGCACTTACAGCAGATCTGAGACCTTCGCATGAAATGGCTGAAGAGTTTACACGCAGAAGAGCAAAAGTACTTGAGCTTGTAAAAGATATTCCGGGTATTAAGTGCGGAGAGCCGGAAGGCGCGTTCTATATTTTTCCTGATGTGTCTTCTTACTATGGTAAAAGTGATGGTGAAAACGTTATCAAAAACTCAGCAGATTTTTCAATGTATTTGCTGAACACGGCACATGTATCTTCTGTAATGGGTGATGCATTTGGTGAACCAAAATGTGTGCGTTTTTCTTTTGCCAACAGCATGACCAATATTGAAAGGGCATGGGCAAGAATTAAAGATGCATTGGCTAAGTTAAAGTAA
- a CDS encoding DUF4397 domain-containing protein: MKQNTGVAIIMLFALSGCGLTGGETTPPSAGLYVVNASPDAPAIDVTLNSNTIATNYVYGKDSGYFLVFPGIYEFKLSQTGSTNSLTDQLLNLPAGKYFSLFLIDSFNASLPNVVFTEDNLTTDTFSYAKVRVLDFCPNSPTLDASFTNVYDTIKFAGRYFNDQSLVSSYSNFSVVPAGTYDLSLYDHDTTTVIKQFSSINFQSGKQYTVYLKGLYENTTTPLDTAIIRH, encoded by the coding sequence ATGAAACAAAACACCGGTGTTGCAATTATCATGCTGTTTGCACTATCTGGTTGCGGGCTAACCGGTGGCGAAACAACTCCACCTTCTGCAGGTTTGTATGTTGTCAATGCTTCACCAGACGCACCTGCCATTGATGTAACACTTAACAGCAACACCATTGCAACCAATTATGTTTATGGCAAAGACAGTGGTTACTTTCTTGTATTTCCCGGAATCTATGAATTTAAACTCTCACAAACAGGTTCCACTAATTCACTGACTGATCAATTGCTAAATCTTCCTGCAGGTAAATATTTCAGCCTTTTTCTAATAGATTCTTTTAACGCAAGTCTACCAAATGTTGTATTTACAGAAGATAATTTAACTACAGATACTTTTTCTTATGCTAAAGTAAGAGTGCTCGATTTTTGTCCCAACAGCCCAACACTCGATGCTTCATTTACAAATGTTTATGATACCATAAAATTTGCTGGAAGATATTTTAATGACCAAAGCCTGGTAAGTTCATACTCAAATTTCAGCGTTGTTCCTGCAGGCACTTATGATCTCTCGTTATACGATCATGATACTACAACGGTGATTAAACAATTCAGCAGTATAAATTTTCAAAGCGGAAAGCAGTATACCGTTTACCTGAAAGGTTTATATGAGAATACCACCACTCCTTTAGATACAGCCATTATAAGACATTAA
- a CDS encoding DUF4397 domain-containing protein, which yields MIKRFSFLLVVLTAVLFSSCLKSNSGPAAPNPAGIFIVQASPNAPVTDIYINGQLSLPNITYGTDTGYAYGTPGPYELKIAEAGKTAYYVTKTFILDTGTLYSIYFIDSVSKMKAVAVADNFTIPDSDSVEVRYLDFCPDLTYHTIRFENTATSDVLELTGRSFNDQSYDSYKSDFTTIKGGTYNIKLFMLGSGTPFKTFENVQLLGSKAYTIYLKGFYNGTGTQAMGYGLIQHLL from the coding sequence ATGATCAAACGCTTTAGCTTTTTGCTTGTTGTATTAACCGCTGTGCTGTTTAGCAGTTGTTTGAAAAGTAATTCCGGGCCTGCTGCCCCAAATCCTGCCGGAATATTTATTGTACAAGCTTCTCCAAATGCACCTGTTACGGATATTTATATTAATGGGCAGTTGTCTCTCCCAAATATTACTTATGGTACAGATACGGGTTATGCATATGGAACACCCGGACCTTATGAACTTAAAATAGCTGAAGCCGGCAAGACGGCTTATTATGTTACTAAAACTTTTATTCTGGACACTGGTACTTTATATAGCATATATTTTATTGATTCAGTAAGTAAAATGAAAGCAGTTGCTGTGGCAGATAATTTTACAATACCAGATTCTGATTCTGTAGAGGTAAGGTATCTTGATTTTTGCCCCGACCTGACTTATCATACTATTCGGTTTGAAAATACAGCAACATCAGATGTGCTTGAATTAACAGGCCGTTCCTTTAATGACCAATCGTATGATAGTTACAAGTCTGATTTTACTACGATCAAAGGCGGAACTTATAACATAAAATTATTTATGCTGGGAAGTGGTACACCTTTTAAAACTTTTGAAAATGTTCAATTGTTAGGAAGTAAAGCATACACCATTTATTTGAAAGGTTTTTATAACGGCACGGGCACACAGGCTATGGGTTACGGTCTCATACAGCATTTACTTTAA
- a CDS encoding L-serine ammonia-lyase, with protein MPHECISVFDMFKIGVGPSSSHTLGPWRAALRFLQTIENNYSLTDVLDVQVLLYGSLAKTGKGHGTDIAVILGLCGDDPVTVDVNSITPKMQQIATEKKMMLANKAEIGFDPLTDVAFLFTETLPFHPNGVTFLAQFKNGESISETYYSIGGGFVVKEGENNDSKTNVDLPFPINTADDLLHWCIKTGLAIYEVVMENEHAWRSETSTKEGLLQIWQTMRECMYRGCHHKGELPGGLHVHRRAFDLNKKLIGNQTYNDYESWVIAIKNGGNSFHYILDWVSCFALAVNEENAAFGRVVTAPTNGAAGVIPAVLQYFIAFCDGYDNDKIIRFLLTASEIGSIFKKGATISAAMGGCQAEIGVSSAMAAAALTESMGGTQKQAMMAAEIAMEHHLGLTCDPIGGLVQVPCIERNTMGAIKAITASQLALQSTPDYAKVSLDKVIKTMWDTALDMNSKYKETADGGLAVNIPISLSEC; from the coding sequence ATGCCACACGAATGCATCTCTGTTTTTGATATGTTTAAAATTGGCGTAGGTCCATCCAGTTCTCACACACTTGGCCCATGGCGTGCGGCATTGCGTTTTTTACAGACAATAGAAAACAATTACAGTTTAACTGATGTGCTGGACGTGCAGGTGCTGCTGTATGGTTCGCTTGCAAAAACGGGCAAGGGACATGGTACAGATATAGCAGTTATACTTGGTTTGTGTGGTGATGATCCCGTAACAGTTGATGTAAATAGCATTACACCTAAAATGCAGCAAATAGCTACAGAAAAAAAGATGATGCTGGCAAACAAAGCAGAGATCGGATTTGATCCTTTAACAGATGTTGCTTTTTTATTTACAGAAACACTGCCCTTCCATCCAAACGGTGTAACCTTTCTTGCGCAGTTTAAAAACGGCGAAAGCATCAGCGAAACTTATTATTCTATTGGAGGAGGTTTTGTGGTAAAAGAAGGAGAAAATAATGACAGCAAAACAAATGTTGATCTCCCTTTCCCTATCAATACTGCAGATGATCTACTGCACTGGTGCATAAAAACAGGGCTTGCCATTTACGAAGTGGTAATGGAAAACGAACATGCATGGCGCAGCGAAACATCCACAAAAGAAGGCCTGCTGCAGATATGGCAAACAATGAGGGAATGTATGTATCGGGGTTGTCACCACAAAGGTGAATTACCCGGTGGCCTGCATGTACACAGAAGAGCATTTGATCTCAATAAAAAACTCATCGGCAATCAAACATACAATGATTATGAAAGTTGGGTTATTGCCATTAAAAATGGTGGCAACAGTTTTCACTATATTCTTGATTGGGTAAGTTGTTTTGCATTGGCAGTCAATGAAGAGAATGCAGCGTTTGGCCGTGTTGTTACAGCGCCTACTAATGGCGCAGCGGGTGTAATACCAGCGGTGCTGCAATACTTCATTGCTTTCTGTGATGGTTATGATAATGATAAGATCATAAGATTTTTATTAACCGCATCAGAGATCGGCAGCATCTTTAAAAAAGGCGCAACAATTTCTGCAGCAATGGGCGGTTGCCAGGCAGAGATTGGCGTGTCGTCTGCAATGGCTGCCGCTGCATTAACAGAAAGCATGGGCGGTACACAAAAGCAAGCCATGATGGCTGCAGAGATTGCCATGGAACATCATCTTGGCCTTACCTGCGATCCTATTGGCGGGCTTGTACAGGTACCATGCATAGAACGCAATACAATGGGCGCTATAAAAGCAATAACCGCATCCCAGCTTGCATTACAGAGCACTCCTGATTACGCAAAAGTTAGTCTTGACAAAGTAATCAAAACCATGTGGGATACTGCTCTTGATATGAACAGCAAATACAAAGAAACCGCCGATGGTGGCCTTGCTGTAAATATTCCTATAAGCTTGAGTGAATGTTGA
- a CDS encoding sigma-54-dependent transcriptional regulator produces the protein MRTVLIIDDEEKLRSLLARIVKLEGFEVLEAATCKAALKKLEQSAIDAILCDVKLPDGNGVDLVKEVKEKYPAVEIILLTAYGNIPDGVQAIKNGAFDYITKGDDNNKIIPLLHRVFEKIELSERVCKLEKQVEKKYSFDNIIGKSKIILVAVDLAKRVASTDTTVLLTGETGTGKEVFAQAIHQASSRNSRSFVAINCSAFSKELLESEMFGHVAGSFTGASKDKKGLFEEADKGTIFLDEIGEMSIELQAKLLRVIEAGEFIKVGESKTTKVDVRIIAATNRDLHKEIEAGHFRQDLFYRLSVFEIKLPALRDRVPDIEMLAKNFAEIFAAKTNKKIDTLNDAFIKALKKHDWPGNIRELKNVIERSVILANSNELVADTLPFEFQHKTESSTGKILSAFDLASAEKLHIQKVLNYTNGNKTETARLLNIGLTTLYRKIEEYKLF, from the coding sequence TTGAGAACAGTACTTATTATTGATGATGAAGAAAAACTCCGCAGCCTGTTAGCAAGAATTGTAAAGCTGGAAGGTTTTGAAGTTCTGGAAGCTGCAACCTGCAAAGCTGCATTGAAAAAACTGGAGCAATCAGCAATTGATGCAATTCTCTGCGATGTAAAACTTCCTGATGGTAATGGCGTTGACCTGGTGAAAGAAGTGAAAGAAAAATATCCTGCTGTTGAAATAATATTACTTACTGCTTATGGCAATATTCCAGATGGTGTACAGGCCATAAAAAATGGAGCATTTGATTATATCACAAAAGGCGATGATAATAACAAGATCATTCCATTACTCCATCGCGTTTTTGAAAAAATAGAATTATCCGAGCGTGTTTGTAAACTTGAAAAGCAGGTAGAAAAAAAATATTCTTTTGATAATATCATTGGCAAATCAAAAATTATCCTTGTCGCTGTAGATCTTGCAAAGCGGGTGGCATCAACAGATACAACGGTTTTATTAACCGGCGAAACAGGAACAGGTAAAGAAGTTTTTGCACAGGCCATACACCAGGCAAGCAGCCGGAATAGCAGATCTTTTGTTGCCATCAATTGCTCTGCATTCAGCAAAGAATTGTTGGAAAGCGAAATGTTTGGTCATGTTGCAGGGTCTTTTACAGGTGCATCAAAAGATAAAAAAGGTTTGTTCGAAGAAGCAGATAAAGGAACGATCTTTCTTGATGAGATCGGCGAAATGAGTATTGAACTGCAGGCAAAATTGCTGCGTGTAATTGAAGCCGGTGAGTTTATTAAGGTCGGTGAAAGCAAAACAACAAAAGTTGATGTAAGAATTATAGCAGCCACCAACCGCGACCTACATAAAGAAATTGAAGCAGGTCATTTCAGGCAGGATCTTTTTTATCGCTTATCTGTTTTTGAAATAAAATTGCCTGCTTTAAGAGATAGAGTTCCCGATATAGAAATGCTTGCAAAGAATTTTGCAGAAATATTTGCTGCAAAAACAAATAAAAAAATCGATACACTTAATGACGCTTTTATTAAAGCATTGAAAAAGCATGACTGGCCTGGCAATATCCGTGAATTGAAAAATGTGATTGAACGGAGCGTTATACTGGCTAACTCAAATGAACTTGTTGCTGATACGTTGCCTTTTGAATTTCAACATAAAACTGAATCCTCAACAGGAAAGATACTTTCCGCATTTGATCTTGCCAGCGCAGAAAAATTGCATATTCAAAAAGTACTTAACTATACCAATGGCAATAAAACAGAAACTGCACGTTTGTTGAACATCGGCTTAACCACACTATACAGGAAAATAGAAGAATACAAGCTTTTCTAA
- the kdpA gene encoding potassium-transporting ATPase subunit KdpA, with amino-acid sequence MNTEIAGIIITYVTTVLLAVPLGHYIGKVYNGDKTWLDKIFNPLDKIFFKFSGIKPEREMSWKQHLVALLTINLLWFLFSMLVLMNMRWLPLNPDGNPSMTADLAFNTTISFVSNTNLQHYSGETGVSYLGQMVLMLFQFISAGAGMAVCAVVFNAMKERTTEKLGNFYNYFIKSCTRILLPLSIVVAVILLFNGTPMNFEGKGQYISLQGDTVNVSRGAAAAMVAIKQLGTNGGGFFGANAAHPLENPNYFTNIIENICILLIPIAMIFALGYIIKRKRFAWMVFAVMTLGFLLLLLPSIYNEMHGNPEIAKMGIPQPLGSMEGKEVRFGGAASAYWGISTTCTSNGSVNAMHDSFTPLTGMSAMLGMMVNSFYGGVGVGFLNFYIFIIIAVFISGLMVGRTPELLGKKIEAKEMKIASIIALLHTLLILAFTALSSYMYAHDPTTYAGWLSNPGNHGFSEMLYEFTSSSANNGSGFEGLGDGVPFWNITCGIVMLLGRFLPIIGPVAIAGILAKKKYIPESAGTLKTDTSTFGIMIFAVIFIVAALSFFPALSLGPIAEYFTLHP; translated from the coding sequence ATGAACACAGAAATAGCCGGAATTATTATAACGTACGTCACCACTGTATTACTGGCAGTTCCGCTTGGACATTATATTGGCAAAGTCTACAACGGAGATAAAACATGGCTGGATAAAATATTCAATCCACTGGATAAAATATTTTTCAAATTCAGTGGCATTAAACCTGAAAGAGAAATGAGTTGGAAACAACATCTTGTTGCATTACTTACTATTAATCTTCTTTGGTTTTTGTTTTCTATGCTGGTGCTCATGAATATGCGTTGGCTTCCATTAAATCCTGATGGCAATCCATCTATGACAGCAGACCTTGCATTTAATACAACAATAAGTTTTGTTTCAAATACAAACCTTCAGCACTATTCAGGAGAGACAGGTGTTTCCTATCTCGGGCAAATGGTATTGATGTTGTTTCAATTCATTAGTGCAGGTGCAGGTATGGCAGTATGTGCGGTAGTGTTCAACGCAATGAAAGAGAGAACAACTGAAAAGCTTGGCAACTTCTATAACTACTTTATAAAATCCTGCACAAGAATATTATTGCCTTTATCAATCGTTGTTGCTGTGATATTATTATTCAACGGCACACCAATGAATTTTGAAGGAAAGGGCCAATATATTTCTTTACAAGGAGACACAGTAAATGTTTCAAGAGGTGCTGCGGCTGCAATGGTTGCTATTAAGCAACTTGGCACAAACGGTGGAGGTTTCTTTGGCGCAAACGCTGCGCATCCTTTAGAGAATCCAAACTATTTTACAAACATCATCGAAAATATTTGCATTCTTCTTATCCCTATTGCAATGATTTTTGCATTAGGCTATATTATAAAAAGAAAAAGATTTGCATGGATGGTCTTTGCGGTAATGACGCTTGGTTTTTTACTGTTACTACTTCCTTCCATCTACAATGAAATGCACGGCAATCCTGAGATCGCGAAGATGGGCATTCCACAACCGCTCGGAAGCATGGAAGGAAAAGAAGTTCGTTTTGGTGGTGCGGCATCTGCTTACTGGGGTATTAGTACAACATGCACATCCAATGGATCTGTTAATGCTATGCACGATAGTTTCACGCCACTTACAGGTATGTCTGCTATGCTCGGCATGATGGTCAATTCATTTTATGGCGGTGTTGGTGTGGGCTTTCTAAACTTTTACATTTTCATCATCATAGCAGTTTTTATAAGTGGTTTAATGGTTGGCAGAACACCTGAATTACTTGGTAAGAAAATAGAAGCAAAAGAAATGAAGATCGCTTCCATCATAGCATTGTTGCATACGCTGCTCATCCTTGCATTCACTGCGCTTTCTTCTTATATGTATGCGCATGATCCCACGACTTATGCAGGCTGGCTCAGCAACCCGGGTAATCATGGATTCAGTGAAATGTTGTATGAATTCACTTCATCTTCTGCAAACAACGGCAGTGGCTTTGAAGGGCTTGGTGATGGTGTGCCTTTCTGGAATATTACTTGTGGTATCGTTATGTTACTTGGTCGTTTTCTTCCAATCATTGGCCCGGTTGCAATAGCCGGCATTCTTGCCAAGAAAAAATATATACCTGAAAGTGCAGGCACACTTAAAACAGATACATCCACATTCGGTATTATGATCTTCGCTGTAATATTTATTGTAGCTGCATTAAGTTTCTTCCCTGCACTATCATTAGGACCTATTGCAGAATATTTTACCCTACATCCCTAA